In Fulvia fulva chromosome 8, complete sequence, the DNA window AACGAAGACGACTTTGAGGAAGTTGATGCCGCAGATCCAGATCTTGAGCTACTGCTGAAGACGATCCAACTATTGCTGTCAAGTCGCAACTCTGCAGTCATCATCTCGGTGGCTCGGGTCTATCTTTATCTCTCACCCACCAACTACTTGCACCAAGCGATTGGCCCGCTCATAGCTCTCTTACGCTCGCCCAGCGACATCCAACAGGTGGCATTGTACAACATCGTGCAAGTCTGCCTGACTAGTCCGCAGCACTTCACGCCGTACTTCCGCCACTTCTTGATCAGATCGACTGAGGGACCACACATCTGGACGTTGAAGCTCGAGATCCTGACGCTCATCTTCCCATACACTGGCAAGGAGATCCAAGAGCTCATCTTGGCAGAGCTTGACCATTTCTCCAAGGGTCATGATTCGCAGCTCGTTCGGGAGAGCGTACGTGCCATTGGACGATGTGCTCAATCGTCAAGCGATGCAACATCAAGAAGGTGTCTAAGTCTGTTGCTCAAGCAGATACGCAGCACAGATCAGAATCTCGTCGGCGAAGCCATGGAAGTTATTCGACATCTAATCCAACGATCACCCGACGACCACAGGAAGACCGTGATCAGACTGGCCAAGAACCTGGACTCACTCACATCACCTACTGCACGAGCAAGCATCGTGTGGCTCGTCGGCGAATTCGCCGGCCAGGATCCAGAGAACAGCATCGCCACCGATGTGCTCCGCATTCTAGTAAAAGGCTATCCCGACGAAAGCGACGAAGTCCGAGCCCAAATCATCCTCCTCGGCGCCAAAGTCTACCTCCACCACCTCAACGCAAAGAACGCCAAGCAAAAAGCCATTGACAGCCTCAATTCCACCTCATCACCGACAGAACGCCCCTCCAGCACCGTCTTAACGCCCACAGAAGAAGAAGGCGGCTTCAACGAGAACACTTTCGGCAACAATGAAACGCCCCAGGACATCGAAGAGAAACACATCATCGAACTCCTCTACTCCCACACCATGCTGCTAGCCCGCTACACCCCCTCCTACGATCTCCGCGACCGCGCTCGCCTCTTCCGCTCCCTCCTCTCCGTCCAATCATCCACAGACCTTGCCTCCCTCCTCCTCCTCGCCCCAAAACCTGTTCCGCAAGTGCCTTCCCCCAGCGAAGCGCGTAAAACGTTCACCCTTGGCTCAGCATCTCTCGTGATTGGTGAGGGACGGTTGCGAGGCTATGAGGATGTGCCGGAGTGGGTTGAGGATGGGAGTGAACCGGATCCGAAGCTGAGGGATGATGGAGGCATGGAGAGGGAGTATGTGCCCGAGAAGGAGAGGGGGAGGGTTGTTGCGGCGGGGGCGATGTTGGATCGGGCGTTGGAGGAGGAAGGGGCTAGGAGTGGGGCAGGGGGGGAGAAAAGTTTGGATGCGTGGTTGGatgaggaggaggaggatgAGAGTCGTGGGGAGGACGAGGAGACGGAGAGTGAGGAGGAAGATACGAGTAGTGGGGAAGAGGAGACGGCTAGCGAGGAGGAAGACAGTGAGGATGAATAGCGGAAGCTGTGGCAGATGTGGTATGACAAGATACAGATACAAAGTCAAGACCTTCGATATCCTCGAGCCTGTACTGCTCCATCAACCTTTGCTCTGAACTGTCATGTCAACAAACTCGTCGGCCATGGTTCCCGATGCAACGGAAGAACTTCACGAGAAAGCGGCGCCTCGGGCAAGCGGCGGCTATTGGACGACGTCACATGCGAGGTTCCGAAATTAGAACATGGCGCAAACTTGCCGCAAGAGGGAAAGCTTGATGTGTTCCAGACTGATGTCAGGCCATCCATGAAACTCCACGATCTTTGCCGCCGTTCCAGCACTCTGTTGCGGCGGTGCACACGACGGCGTCACCGGCGTGAGGACGACGGTGCGGTTGCCGAAAGAGTCTCTCACCGACCGGCGACTTCCATGATGTGGCAAAGCCACCGCCGCAAGTGCAGGCCGGTATGAAACACAGATCCAAATATGGAGACATCTTCGACGTCTAGTCCGGCGTCTACTAGAAACATCCGTATTCGAAGTCTTGGATCCCTTTGCAGTTCTGACGGTGGTTGAGTCTAGTGCTGCGCGGCCATGGTGGACTAAGCAATAGCCATAAGGCCAACGACGTTTCGATCCACGGCTAGTAGCTGGCTACAGTGGCTCACTGACTAATCGCCCAAATTTATTAACGCTTGATGGGAGTTACCCAGATCACGGTGCAGATCTCGAGGTTGCTTGGCAATCCTTAGGTGGTGGCCGTGGTGGATGGAATCTACAGCCACCTTGGCTGTAAGCATGGCCAGTGGATATGGCTGTAGTGGATTGGTGGCCAGCAGCTCTAGTCATCGGCAGTGTCCTTCCCTGGTATTCACCAAGCCGGCGCTTGTAGGCCTATGTAGCCAATCAATTGACGAGTAGGGCGTGCCACGGACTCAAAATTTAGGTCCGCTATCGACTGAACAGGTGTAGCAggtacggtactaacggcaACTAATTGATAGTGAGTTTTCGAAGGGACAGCATCAATCTGTCGCTCCGCGTTCGTAGTCAGGAACCTTGCTATCTTGGTATGCGCGACACTGGACACGAGCGCCGTAGCCAGGACCAGCTTGACTTAAGAACCCAGACCAAAGCTTTTACGAGCAAAGGCTGCAAAACTCAACAGCACATCACTGAGACTGAGACAATCAAAAAGGCGGTCACGCTGGGCACCCCCCTTGCATCTCTCTCATCACACTTCACAAACACTTGTTCATCACATTTTCGCTCTCAGCACGACTTGAGATTGATACAGTACAGACACTTTCGCTGAGCAGACCAAATCCAAGACAAGACAAGACACCACACTACAGCCCAGAACAAGAAGACCACCACCATCACCATGCGTTACACCCTCCTCGCCATGGCCGCGGCCATCACCGCCGTCGTCGCCGACTCAGACGACTGCCAAGCCACCTACAAACAATGCATCGCCGACGGCTACGCAGAAGTGAAATGCTCCTGCGACCTCACCACCTGCTCCGGCGAAGACGCAGCCCGCATCCGCGACTACTGCGCAACCGCCACCGCCAACCTACCCGCACCCACCAAAACCTCCTCCGCCACCATCATCACTGGAACCCCCGGCTCGCAACCTTCCGGCCAACCCCCAATCACCGCTGCAGAGGGTTCCCTCCCGCTCGGAGCTACGTGCTCTGACAAGAAGCAGTGCGCGAACGGTGCGGATTGCTGGGGTAGTAATGCGGGGATTATCCGGAGGTGTGGGAATTTTAATGGGAGCTGTAAGGAGGATTCGCAGTGTGCTTACAACACCTGTAACACCGATACGGGGCTTTGCTCTGGCTTCCTTCCAACGGAGTCTTACCGCGCGAATACCGTTTCGTCGACTGGCTCTGCTGCTTCTTCATCGGCGACGACCTACGCCTGCAACCCAGCACACCAATACCCAGAAGGCCGCCAATGCGTCTCGACCAACGGAGGCCTCACGCTCCTTCCCCCAACCACTACCAGTGCCTCGACTGCTACCGGTACTGGATACGCCTGCAACCCAGCGCATCAGTACCCAGCGGGCCAAGTCTGCACTGAGATCGGCGGCCAACTTACACTCGTCACTGGTGGCTCGCCTGCTGCTACTGCTACTGCTACCGGCGTGTCTCCTCCGGTCTACGGCGGCAGTAACAGCACGACCGTGCGTCCAACGGGTACTGGTGCTGTCAACCCATCGGGATCGATTACGCCGTACCAGGGCTCTGCAAGTGTCGTTGAGACGCTTAGCGGTCTTGCCGCGCTTGTTGCTGGTGTTGTTGCGTATGTGCTTTAAGCGGGTCGTTTGGGTTGGAAATGTTCAGATTTGGTTGAGAGGGATGTGTAGCATAGAGCCGTCAACAGCTGTAATATGTATAATGAGATCTTGATTGATGATACCCTGATGATGATATGTGTGCACATTTTGATCGCCTTCCATGAATCGCATTTGCACGCTGGCCTCTGGAGCAAGGCTACTATGCTATTGTTCGGGTCGGTCGAAGTTGTATATCGTAGGATAAGTTCATATCACAATCTGCCATCGAAGGCCATACTCTATAACTTACTTCTCACCACCCTATACACAAAATCCTCAGCCACATCTTCCCCCCACCACTCAGTATTATGCTTACGATCTCCTATGCATCTGCGTCGCACTCGCCTGATGATTCGGAAACACCAACATATCCGCAATCACCACATTCTCCGGCCTGCCCGCGCTCCACACCACCGTCTCCGCAATATCCCCCGGCGTCAACGGCGTCACACCCTCATACACTTTATCCGCCTTCGCCTTGTCGCCATAAAATCTCACAACGCTAAACTCCGTCTCGACCTGTCCTGGGTCGATTTCGATTATTCTAATTCTTGTGGAGATGAGTTCGGCACGGATGGCTTCTGTGAAGGTTCGGACGGCAGCTTTTGTTGCGCAGTAGATGCTGCCTCCTGGGTATCCTTGTCGGCCGGCGATGGAGCCGATGTTGATGATGTCGCCGGCGCCTTCGCCGTTGTTGCGGGTTTTGTATTGGTTGAGGACGGTGTTGGTCATGTTAATGAGACCGTTCACATTCGTGTCCATCATCACGCTGATATCCTCCTCCTTGATATCGCCCGCCTTATCCACGCCCTTGACGAGGCCCGCATTGTTTACTAGAACGTCGATCTGCTGGAACTCTTGTGGGAGGTTCTGGATGAAGGAGCGGACTTGATCGGCTTTGCTGACGTCGAGTTGGACGGGGAGGACTTTAACGCCGCTGCCTACTTCCTTCGTGATGTCTTCCGCGAGTTGTTTCAATGCGTCGATGCGGCGGGCTGTGAGGATGATTTTGAGGTTATTGGGGGAGGTGCGGGCGAATTCGAGAGCGGTGCTCTTGCCGATGCCGCTGGAGGCGCCAGTGACGACTATGGTCTTGCCTTCGAGGCGTTTGCCCATGGAGGAGGTCATTCTGAGGGCTTGGATGCTGTGTTGTAGTAAGGTGGTTGTGGTTGTCGGACGGCGGAGCTGTGCAATGGATGCGTTGAAGGTACGGAAGAGGTGTCCGGATTTGAGGAAACTCATGTGCCTGGTTATGTACAAGGAATGACTGGATTGAGAGAAGGCTTCTTACTTCGGGTTAAAGATAATGCTGAAGGAATGTCCAATGCCTGGAGATCGAGGAGCTGTAGGTGGGGTTTACCGATGACGGACTGCCGGCTGGGGATATGGTGCAATTGATACGCGGAAGATTCTCTTGTGTACCGACTTGCACAGCAACCCTCGTCTTAGTCCTTTGCGATGCATACTCCAGAGTATGGTGATGCGATGTTTCTTACGGAGATCTGTGTTGAGATGTGAAAGTAGTGCCTCAGGCGAGTGCCAAGACTCTGAACATTCACTCCAGAGTTCGGAATTGGAAGGGGATTAAGCTCAGGTACTCAGCCTACGTGGCCTCAGCTTCCACGCTATACCGCAAGCGGGCACGAAGCTGCACGCACGCTTTGAAAGCTTGGACTTGTTTCTATTGGGCGACGAAGCGAGGTGGTTCTGATTGGCTGAGACTAGAAGGGGATCACGCGTCATACGGACCAAAGCGCCCACCTCCACCAAAAAACAACACCACATCTTCAATCGTGTTTTCCTTATCCAATATCAGGCCCATTGCAACCAGCAAATTTATTTACGTACCTGGATACATCACTGAACAAAATGTCGTGCTTGGATTGGCTATATGTGGTGTTGTTGTCGCATGCTACCGTCGCAAACTTTTCACCTGTTTCTTGGATTGGAGAAGCTACTGCAAGATGACCAAACACCTTTCAACACCTCAAAAGAATCAGATAGTAGGAGCCTATCACTACTGCAGACTTAAGGGCATCAAGTGCTCGCAAAGAGACCTTGTTAAGACCTTTAAACCGCTCTTCGCACCCACAAGGCATCAGGTGCGCAATGCTCTGGACACTGCAGGCTCAAGACAGCCATGTcaccttccagaacctcCACCTTCCGGACCAGATCAGCTCTTATCCAAGGAGGACTTGGACCGGTGTGAACGGCTGCTTGAGAACTACCACTATGAAGGCCATCATGTGTCATGGGGCAATCTGCTCTGGAGAGCTGACATTGATTCTTGCTCAGCTGAGACACTGCGAAGGAATATGAGGAACAGAGGCTATTCAACCTACATTGCTGAGAGCAAGGAATGGATATCCACCTCACTGGCACGCTCAAGGGCGCGATGGGCTCTTCGCATGCTTATGACTTATCCAAGACCGGAAGACTGGAGGCATGTGAGATGGAGTGATGAGGTCCACTTTGGATGGGGCCCTGAAGGCAAGGCCTATATCATTCGAAAGCGTGGCAACGCAGAGAGACGCAAGCCTGATTGTATCCAAGTGAGAGGGATGtgaatagatagatagaaCAACACCTTCAGAAATGAACATAATCCCACCAGTTGTTTTGGGCGGTTTGGTCAGTGTGGAGCGTGGGGATCTCTCCACCATAATATCCGGCCAATTCTCGCAGAAAGATTCTACGGAAGGAGCTGCAAGTCACCCATGTACCGCAGCTTCCATCAATTGCTAACAAAGCAACGGATATCGTAGCGGGGTGAGTACCAAAGGGCAGAAGGCATCGTCTGTGCTAGACATGCCCGGTACCATCCGCTAAGACATTACCACGCCATTCTCCCTCCTGTTTAGTCATCACACTCAGTCAGCATTCCGCGAACCCAGTGAGCTTAGTCTCGATAATTAGTAACGCAGCTTCATATTCAAATTAAAAAATCGCTTACTCATCCTACAGCATTCAGAATCGGTTGTATAGTG includes these proteins:
- a CDS encoding AP-3 complex subunit beta-1, which gives rise to MESISRISGLLETARDLTLEAARDAGPRKSNRALPAAQIKKMLDSRQERDVLDGLRRVVAMQYANPPQPTLTFFPAVLKTLSNPYPSTRPLVYNYLIHHAEADPDTALLAINTIQKSLSDTNPRIRAMALKTMSGIRIPMISQIISLAIKKGVSDLSPLVRKAAALACVKCIQLDSNTQPQVEEYLGALLADKQYYVAGAAVQAFMEVCPDRLDLIHPVYRRLVKMIVDMDEWGQLATLKLLTTYSRKCFPRRTQKVKRAANQEQRAKDFYEDLDEKEENEDDFEEVDAADPDLELLLKTIQLLLSSRNSAVIISVARVYLYLSPTNYLHQAIGPLIALLRSPSDIQQVALYNIVQVCLTSPQHFTPYFRHFLIRSTEGPHIWTLKLEILTLIFPYTGKEIQELILAELDHFSKGHDSQLVRESVRAIGRCAQSSSDATSRRCLSLLLKQIRSTDQNLVGEAMEVIRHLIQRSPDDHRKTVIRLAKNLDSLTSPTARASIVWLVGEFAGQDPENSIATDVLRILVKGYPDESDEVRAQIILLGAKVYLHHLNAKNAKQKAIDSLNSTSSPTERPSSTVLTPTEEEGGFNENTFGNNETPQDIEEKHIIELLYSHTMLLARYTPSYDLRDRARLFRSLLSVQSSTDLASLLLLAPKPVPQVPSPSEARKTFTLGSASLVIGEGRLRGYEDVPEWVEDGSEPDPKLRDDGGMEREYVPEKERGRVVAAGAMLDRALEEEGARSGAGGEKSLDAWLDEEEEDESRGEDEETESEEEDTSSGEEETASEEEDSEDE
- a CDS encoding NADP-dependent 3-hydroxy acid dehydrogenase — encoded protein: MSFLKSGHLFRTFNASIAQLRRPTTTTTLLQHSIQALRMTSSMGKRLEGKTIVVTGASSGIGKSTALEFARTSPNNLKIILTARRIDALKQLAEDITKEVGSGVKVLPVQLDVSKADQVRSFIQNLPQEFQQIDVLVNNAGLVKGVDKAGDIKEEDISVMMDTNVNGLINMTNTVLNQYKTRNNGEGAGDIINIGSIAGRQGYPGGSIYCATKAAVRTFTEAIRAELISTRIRIIEIDPGQVETEFSVVRFYGDKAKADKVYEGVTPLTPGDIAETVVWSAGRPENVVIADMLVFPNHQASATQMHRRS